One genomic window of Synergistes jonesii includes the following:
- a CDS encoding (2Fe-2S) ferredoxin domain-containing protein: MSVAVKICIGTYCHLRGAYNVLQLFQHEIEERDLHDKIEISGSFCMGHCENGVSVEVDGKIYSVSPESAREFFEGTILKRL; the protein is encoded by the coding sequence ATGTCCGTAGCCGTCAAAATATGCATAGGAACCTACTGCCACCTGAGAGGCGCATATAACGTGCTCCAGCTATTCCAGCACGAAATTGAAGAGAGGGATCTGCACGACAAAATAGAGATCAGCGGCTCCTTCTGCATGGGGCACTGTGAAAACGGCGTCTCCGTGGAGGTGGACGGAAAGATATACAGCGTATCCCCCGAGTCCGCCCGTGAATTTTTCGAAGGAACGATACTGAAGCGGCTTTGA
- a CDS encoding [FeFe] hydrogenase, group A yields METKKYMTIDGIPVEINGEKNILEVIRKAGISLPTFCYYSELSIYGACRMCMVENKRGSLDAACSTPPKEGMEIWTNTERLRKYRKMILELLLADHCRDCTTCGNSGKCRLQELAMRFNIEDVRFPNGAKTPRRDESSLCITRDHNRCILCGDCVRMCNEIQQVGAIDFARRGAKMTISTVFDIPISESCCVGCGQCAAVCPTGAIMVKNDCDKVWKALDEKDTRVSVQIAPAVRVALGKELGIGDGENAMGRIVAALRRMGFNEVFDTSTGADLTVLEESAEFIARLGEGEHRMPLFTSCCPAWVSYAEKNEPEVVENLSTCHSPMQMFASVIKEHHRHSSRKHVHVAVMPCTAKKGEAAREEFRGAGGPNVDYVITTQELIQMIKESGLVFSELEPEAVDMPFGTMSGAGVIFGVTGGVAEAVLRRIISNKSPAALQSIAFRGVRGSEGIKEAAVKYGEREIKIAVVSGLGNAREIIRRIKDGERYDFVEVMACPGGCVCGAGQPFVLREGRESRAHGLYSADRMSSIKRSEENPLMLSLYSGVLKGRVHDLLHVRYSAEREA; encoded by the coding sequence ATGGAAACAAAAAAATATATGACTATAGACGGCATTCCCGTCGAGATAAACGGCGAAAAAAACATACTTGAGGTCATACGCAAGGCCGGGATAAGCCTACCCACGTTCTGTTACTATTCGGAGCTGTCCATCTACGGAGCATGCCGCATGTGCATGGTGGAAAACAAACGGGGCTCTCTCGACGCGGCCTGCTCGACCCCACCGAAGGAGGGCATGGAGATATGGACGAACACAGAACGCCTGCGTAAGTACCGTAAAATGATACTCGAATTGCTGCTTGCCGATCACTGCCGCGACTGCACCACCTGCGGCAACAGCGGAAAGTGCAGGCTGCAGGAACTTGCAATGCGCTTCAACATAGAGGACGTGCGTTTCCCGAACGGCGCGAAGACGCCGCGACGCGACGAATCGTCTCTGTGTATCACGAGGGATCACAATAGATGCATACTCTGCGGCGACTGCGTGAGGATGTGCAACGAGATACAGCAGGTGGGCGCCATCGATTTCGCTCGGCGCGGCGCGAAGATGACGATAAGCACCGTATTCGACATCCCCATTAGCGAAAGCTGCTGCGTAGGCTGCGGCCAATGCGCCGCCGTCTGCCCTACCGGCGCGATAATGGTGAAGAACGACTGCGATAAAGTCTGGAAGGCGCTCGACGAAAAGGACACGCGCGTCTCCGTGCAGATAGCTCCCGCCGTTCGCGTGGCCCTGGGAAAAGAACTCGGCATCGGCGACGGCGAAAACGCCATGGGGCGCATCGTAGCGGCGCTGCGCCGCATGGGCTTCAACGAGGTGTTCGACACATCCACAGGCGCCGACCTTACGGTGCTTGAAGAGTCTGCTGAATTCATAGCCCGCCTCGGCGAAGGCGAACACAGAATGCCGCTCTTCACCTCCTGCTGCCCCGCATGGGTAAGCTACGCCGAGAAAAACGAGCCGGAGGTGGTGGAAAACCTCTCTACCTGCCATTCGCCTATGCAGATGTTCGCCTCCGTTATAAAAGAACACCACCGACATTCGTCGAGAAAACACGTACATGTCGCCGTCATGCCCTGCACGGCGAAAAAGGGCGAAGCCGCGCGCGAAGAATTCCGCGGCGCGGGCGGCCCTAACGTCGACTACGTCATCACGACACAGGAGCTTATACAGATGATAAAAGAATCCGGCCTCGTCTTCTCCGAACTCGAACCGGAGGCCGTCGATATGCCTTTCGGCACGATGAGCGGCGCCGGGGTCATCTTCGGCGTGACAGGCGGCGTGGCGGAGGCGGTGCTGCGCAGAATAATCAGCAACAAATCGCCGGCGGCGCTCCAGTCGATAGCCTTCAGAGGCGTCCGCGGCAGCGAAGGCATCAAAGAAGCCGCGGTGAAATACGGGGAGCGCGAAATTAAGATAGCCGTCGTCAGCGGGCTCGGCAACGCGCGTGAGATAATAAGGCGCATCAAGGACGGCGAGCGCTACGACTTCGTCGAAGTGATGGCTTGCCCGGGCGGCTGCGTCTGCGGCGCCGGACAGCCCTTCGTCCTTAGAGAGGGCAGGGAGAGCCGCGCCCACGGGCTCTACTCCGCCGACAGGATGTCGAGCATAAAACGTTCGGAGGAGAATCCGCTCATGCTCTCGCTCTACAGCGGCGTGCTGAAGGGGCGCGTCCACGACCTTCTTCATGTCCGCTACAGCGCTGAAAGGGAGGCGTAA
- a CDS encoding NADH-ubiquinone oxidoreductase-F iron-sulfur binding region domain-containing protein: MTGNREELRELRRMCAASLAGEKKRILVCAGTGCISSGSLEIYDELKKIMEARGLNVAVELREEPHGRSVGLKKSGCHGFCEMGPLVRIDPQGWLYVKVGVEDCEEIVEKTIIGGEPIARLAYTKEGQSFSRQDDIPFYRKQTRRVLEHCGHIDATSINEYLAIGGYQALERALFEMTAEEIVEMIEQSGLRGRGGGGFPTGRKWSQVKRQKAAQKYIVCNGDEGDPGAFMDRSIMEGDPHRMLEGMMIAGIACGARNGYVYVRAEYPIAVSRLRAAIAQAEEIGLLGDDILGSGFSFHLHINRGAGAFVCGEGSALTASIEGRRGMPRVKPPRTVEHGLFDSPTVLNNVETFANVPLIIERGVAWFRSLGPEKSPGTKAFALTGNIENTGLIEVPMGTTLRDVVFEVGGGMRGGADFKAVQIGGPSGGCLTAGDLDLPLDFDSLAAAGAMIGSGGLVVMDNRTCMVEVARFFMNFTQNESCGKCVPCRGGTKQMLAILERIVAGEGRAGDIDLLLELADMISHTALCGLGKTAALPVVSTVKKFRGEYEAHINKKYCPVGACSKLKSFEIDPALCKGCSKCARGCPVKAIVGKIKEPFAIDKEKCVKCGACVAACPFHAVKEV; this comes from the coding sequence ATGACGGGAAACCGCGAAGAACTTCGTGAGCTGCGCCGGATGTGCGCGGCAAGCCTTGCGGGGGAGAAAAAGAGGATACTCGTCTGCGCCGGGACAGGCTGTATCTCAAGCGGATCGCTGGAGATATACGACGAATTGAAAAAGATAATGGAGGCGCGCGGCCTCAACGTCGCGGTCGAACTCCGCGAGGAGCCGCACGGACGCTCCGTCGGCCTTAAAAAATCCGGCTGCCACGGTTTCTGCGAGATGGGGCCGCTCGTACGCATCGACCCCCAGGGGTGGCTCTACGTCAAGGTCGGCGTGGAAGACTGCGAGGAGATCGTGGAGAAGACGATAATCGGCGGCGAACCGATCGCGCGCTTAGCCTATACGAAGGAAGGACAAAGCTTCAGCAGGCAGGACGATATCCCCTTCTATAGGAAGCAGACACGCCGCGTCCTCGAACATTGCGGGCACATCGACGCAACCTCGATAAATGAATATCTTGCGATCGGCGGCTATCAGGCTCTGGAGCGCGCGCTTTTTGAGATGACGGCGGAAGAGATCGTCGAGATGATAGAGCAATCGGGGCTGCGCGGCCGCGGCGGCGGCGGCTTTCCGACCGGGCGCAAGTGGAGCCAGGTGAAGCGCCAAAAAGCGGCGCAGAAGTACATTGTCTGCAACGGAGACGAGGGCGACCCGGGCGCGTTCATGGATAGAAGTATCATGGAGGGCGACCCGCACCGCATGCTTGAAGGCATGATGATCGCGGGCATCGCCTGCGGTGCGCGGAACGGCTATGTATACGTCCGCGCCGAATACCCTATAGCGGTCTCGCGGCTGCGCGCCGCGATAGCGCAGGCCGAGGAAATAGGGCTGCTCGGCGACGACATCCTCGGCAGCGGCTTTTCTTTCCATCTGCATATCAACCGCGGCGCGGGAGCGTTCGTCTGCGGCGAGGGCAGCGCCCTAACCGCCTCGATAGAAGGCAGGCGCGGCATGCCGCGCGTCAAGCCGCCGCGCACAGTCGAACACGGCCTTTTTGACAGCCCCACAGTGCTCAACAACGTCGAAACCTTCGCTAACGTACCGCTCATAATCGAGAGAGGGGTCGCCTGGTTCAGGTCGCTCGGGCCGGAGAAGAGCCCCGGCACGAAGGCCTTCGCCCTCACGGGAAATATAGAGAACACCGGGCTCATAGAGGTCCCTATGGGCACTACGCTGCGGGATGTCGTCTTTGAGGTCGGCGGCGGCATGCGCGGCGGCGCGGACTTCAAAGCCGTGCAGATAGGCGGCCCTTCCGGCGGCTGCCTCACTGCGGGAGACCTCGACCTGCCGCTGGACTTTGATTCGCTCGCGGCCGCCGGCGCGATGATCGGCTCGGGCGGGCTCGTAGTTATGGATAACAGGACCTGCATGGTCGAGGTGGCGCGCTTCTTTATGAACTTCACGCAGAACGAATCCTGCGGCAAGTGCGTTCCGTGCCGCGGCGGCACAAAGCAGATGCTCGCCATACTCGAGCGCATAGTCGCCGGAGAGGGGCGCGCCGGCGACATTGACCTGCTGCTCGAGCTGGCCGACATGATCTCGCATACCGCGCTCTGCGGCTTGGGTAAAACGGCGGCGCTGCCGGTCGTCAGCACCGTCAAAAAGTTCCGCGGCGAATACGAGGCGCACATAAATAAAAAGTACTGTCCGGTGGGCGCCTGCAGCAAGCTCAAGAGCTTCGAGATAGACCCGGCGCTCTGCAAAGGCTGCTCGAAGTGCGCGCGCGGCTGCCCGGTCAAAGCCATCGTCGGCAAGATAAAGGAGCCTTTCGCGATAGATAAAGAAAAGTGCGTCAAATGCGGCGCCTGCGTCGCCGCATGTCCCTTCCACGCGGTCAAGGAGGTCTGA
- a CDS encoding NADH-quinone oxidoreductase subunit NuoE family protein translates to MTEGFDYALIDDLIGKHGRSSTAVIAVLQGIQEHYRYLPRWVFPYISKQLGVPQAHIYSVATFYENFSLTPKGKFVIKVCDGTACHVRGSIPILERLRRELALSDSKVTTDDLSFTLETVSCLGACGLAPVLTVNDKVYPAMTPDKAARLVAALKEEF, encoded by the coding sequence GTGACAGAAGGTTTCGACTACGCTCTAATCGACGATTTAATTGGCAAACACGGAAGGTCGAGCACGGCCGTCATCGCGGTGTTGCAGGGTATTCAGGAACATTACCGTTACCTGCCAAGGTGGGTTTTCCCCTACATTTCGAAACAGCTGGGAGTCCCGCAAGCACACATCTACAGCGTCGCCACCTTTTATGAAAACTTTTCTCTCACTCCTAAGGGTAAGTTCGTAATAAAAGTATGCGACGGCACGGCCTGCCACGTGCGCGGGTCTATCCCCATACTCGAGCGGCTGCGCCGGGAGCTCGCGCTCTCGGACAGTAAGGTGACGACCGACGATCTCAGCTTCACCCTGGAGACGGTGTCATGTCTCGGAGCCTGTGGCCTCGCGCCGGTGCTCACGGTCAACGACAAGGTTTACCCTGCGATGACCCCCGACAAAGCCGCGAGACTAGTCGCGGCGCTTAAGGAGGAATTTTAA
- a CDS encoding redox-sensing transcriptional repressor Rex encodes MTMDDAKPLSISRQSLQRMPIYLENLKKLRAAGKSHVSAAFLAGELGLHPVQVRKDLAAVSSVDGNPRIGFALAGLIEDMEDFLGCNNANEAVVVGVGNLGRALLSYKNFAGYGLSIIAGFDSDPAVAGTTVHGKEIFSASRITELCGRFGVHIGIITTPASSAQEVCDAMLLGGIKAIWNFAPLHLNIPDDIIITNENLAASFAALSGRLRQQRDAPKL; translated from the coding sequence ATGACGATGGACGATGCGAAACCGCTCAGCATATCGAGGCAGTCTCTTCAGCGCATGCCCATTTATCTTGAGAATCTCAAAAAACTCCGCGCCGCGGGGAAGAGCCATGTCTCCGCAGCCTTCCTCGCAGGAGAGCTGGGGCTCCATCCCGTGCAGGTAAGAAAAGACCTCGCCGCCGTCTCCAGCGTCGACGGGAACCCGCGCATCGGCTTCGCGCTTGCGGGCCTTATAGAGGATATGGAGGATTTCCTCGGCTGCAACAATGCTAATGAGGCTGTGGTGGTCGGCGTTGGCAACCTCGGACGCGCCCTGCTCTCTTACAAAAATTTCGCCGGCTACGGCTTGTCCATCATAGCGGGATTTGACAGCGACCCCGCCGTCGCGGGCACCACGGTGCACGGCAAGGAGATTTTCAGCGCTTCACGGATCACCGAGCTTTGCGGACGATTCGGCGTCCACATCGGGATAATCACGACGCCGGCGTCGTCTGCACAGGAAGTGTGCGATGCGATGCTTTTAGGCGGCATCAAGGCTATTTGGAACTTCGCGCCGCTACACCTCAACATACCGGACGACATAATAATAACGAACGAAAACCTTGCCGCTTCTTTTGCAGCGCTCTCCGGAAGGCTGCGGCAGCAGAGAGACGCTCCGAAGCTTTAG
- a CDS encoding TetR/AcrR family transcriptional regulator has translation MVSKKSPRQIKAEKTKQTIFDYAIRLFQQYGYHSVSVDDIVEASKTSVGTFYHYFKCKEELIIMFLSTYTNKYYEDYERGKLVQEKDKPAMDRLYDFLLFSLDISDAGGEEFQRIAMAYILRADSARPAYEYMLSPERAFARICKKLIAEGQEKGEIRRDRSVEELFSTVALFSNGIDERWFMSRGSFDPRKEYGGVLWEFMRNMLTPR, from the coding sequence ATGGTATCAAAAAAGAGCCCGAGGCAGATCAAGGCGGAGAAAACCAAACAAACGATATTCGACTACGCCATAAGGCTGTTTCAGCAGTACGGCTACCACAGCGTTTCGGTCGACGATATAGTCGAGGCTTCAAAAACGTCGGTCGGAACCTTTTATCATTATTTCAAGTGCAAGGAGGAGCTGATAATAATGTTCCTCAGCACTTACACCAATAAATATTACGAAGATTATGAACGGGGCAAGCTCGTTCAAGAAAAAGACAAACCGGCGATGGACCGCCTTTACGACTTCCTTCTCTTTTCGCTCGACATATCCGACGCCGGAGGCGAAGAATTCCAGCGCATCGCGATGGCCTATATTCTGAGGGCCGACAGCGCCCGTCCCGCTTATGAGTATATGCTTTCGCCAGAGAGGGCCTTCGCGCGCATCTGCAAAAAACTTATAGCGGAGGGGCAGGAGAAGGGCGAGATCCGCCGCGACAGGAGCGTAGAGGAGCTCTTCTCTACGGTCGCGCTCTTCTCAAACGGCATAGACGAAAGATGGTTCATGAGCCGCGGCTCCTTCGATCCGCGGAAGGAGTACGGCGGGGTCCTGTGGGAATTCATGCGCAACATGCTGACGCCGAGATAG
- a CDS encoding ferritin family protein — protein MEAYTEPYGLLGKQTVDAAQALKSLQEELEAINFYNQRAGTCTNEDLKRIMAHNRDEEIEHAAMLIGWLKVYMDGWDKEIGDYVVNAQAGNMGVDGGEDVPEESSGDQGLGIGKL, from the coding sequence ATGGAAGCATACACGGAGCCTTACGGCCTGCTCGGCAAGCAGACCGTCGACGCGGCCCAGGCGCTCAAAAGCCTGCAGGAGGAGCTGGAGGCGATCAATTTTTACAACCAGCGCGCCGGCACCTGCACGAACGAAGATCTCAAGCGCATTATGGCGCACAACCGCGACGAGGAGATAGAGCACGCTGCGATGCTCATCGGCTGGCTGAAGGTCTATATGGACGGCTGGGACAAAGAGATCGGCGACTATGTCGTCAACGCTCAGGCGGGGAATATGGGCGTCGACGGCGGAGAGGACGTCCCCGAAGAGAGCTCCGGCGATCAGGGGCTCGGCATAGGAAAGCTGTAA
- a CDS encoding family 1 encapsulin nanocompartment shell protein, producing MDILKRSLAPVTGEAWAEIDAQAADVLRGVLTGRRVADVSDPKGWRCDSVSSGTLSLAEGSPVEGVNYGIREVLPLVEVRVPFSLPMWDLDDISRGCRTTDFTPLQAAARRAALFEDTAIFKGLEEAGILGIEAETDNSPVEAGLDDDSLIKAVYAATHVLSSRNVGGPYALVCSKRVWEKIATSNAAYPLRKSLGKIVDKIIISRQYDADFVASLRGGDSELVIGQDFSVGYQSHSTTEVNFYITETFTFRVVTPEAFVPLAISE from the coding sequence ATGGATATACTCAAAAGATCATTGGCGCCCGTCACAGGCGAGGCTTGGGCGGAGATAGACGCTCAGGCGGCGGACGTGCTTCGCGGCGTGCTTACGGGGCGCCGGGTGGCGGACGTATCCGACCCCAAGGGATGGCGCTGCGACTCTGTTTCCTCGGGAACGCTTTCTCTCGCGGAAGGCTCGCCGGTCGAAGGCGTAAACTACGGTATACGCGAAGTGCTGCCGCTCGTGGAAGTTCGCGTCCCCTTCTCTCTGCCGATGTGGGATCTTGACGACATCTCGCGCGGATGCAGGACGACTGACTTCACGCCGCTGCAGGCGGCGGCGCGCCGGGCGGCCCTCTTTGAAGACACCGCGATATTCAAGGGGCTTGAAGAGGCCGGGATCCTCGGTATAGAGGCGGAAACCGACAACAGTCCCGTCGAAGCGGGGCTTGACGACGATTCGCTCATCAAAGCCGTCTACGCGGCGACGCATGTACTCTCGTCGCGCAACGTCGGTGGCCCATACGCGCTTGTCTGCTCAAAAAGAGTCTGGGAGAAAATCGCTACCTCCAACGCCGCCTACCCGCTGCGCAAGAGCCTGGGGAAGATCGTCGACAAGATCATAATTTCCAGGCAGTACGACGCCGACTTCGTCGCCTCGCTGCGCGGCGGCGACAGCGAGCTCGTGATCGGCCAGGATTTTTCCGTCGGCTACCAGTCGCATTCGACTACGGAGGTAAACTTCTACATCACCGAGACTTTCACCTTCCGCGTCGTCACGCCCGAGGCTTTCGTGCCGCTCGCAATAAGCGAATAA
- a CDS encoding pyridoxal-phosphate-dependent aminotransferase family protein, producing the protein MQTYKIPLVPGPVSVPQKYREAYLTDYGSSDVEDEFFALLSDNISLLRRVLKTKNDVAIGSGEAMSALWGAMKSLVGPGDKFLTISNGLFGHGFGEMAEALGARVEYLEAPDGEFVTAEQTRRKISEFGPDFISAVHCETPSGLLNPLAEIAPAVAESGAIFIVDFVASALGADVRVDEWGIDIGLLGSQKCLSILPDIHATTVSERAWKRAARVNYAGYDALLPWKNVLKTKAMPYTHNWHANKAMNLSLKDSLEEGLENGFRRHEEAAALCRRRAKEMGLSLYAKDEKLSSPTVTAIMIPDGWTWEELDAEFRKEGLAVGGSWGKLAGKVFRIGHMGSQANAELVKRGMDVVEKVISKKL; encoded by the coding sequence ATGCAGACATACAAAATTCCACTCGTCCCGGGGCCGGTATCGGTCCCGCAGAAATACCGCGAAGCATATCTGACGGACTACGGGAGCAGCGACGTCGAAGACGAATTCTTCGCTCTGCTTTCCGATAACATCTCGCTGCTGCGGCGCGTGCTCAAAACGAAAAACGACGTCGCGATAGGCTCCGGCGAGGCGATGTCGGCGCTGTGGGGCGCCATGAAGAGCCTCGTCGGGCCCGGCGACAAATTCCTGACGATCTCGAACGGCCTCTTCGGGCACGGCTTCGGCGAAATGGCGGAAGCGCTCGGAGCCCGCGTCGAATACCTCGAAGCGCCGGACGGCGAATTCGTAACGGCGGAACAGACGCGCAGAAAAATTTCCGAATTCGGGCCGGACTTCATATCCGCGGTCCACTGCGAGACGCCGTCGGGACTGCTCAACCCTCTCGCCGAAATAGCGCCGGCCGTCGCCGAAAGCGGAGCGATATTCATAGTCGACTTCGTCGCGAGCGCGCTCGGCGCGGACGTCCGCGTCGACGAATGGGGGATAGACATAGGACTCCTGGGCAGTCAGAAATGCCTCTCGATCCTGCCGGACATCCACGCGACCACGGTAAGCGAACGCGCGTGGAAACGGGCGGCCAGGGTAAACTACGCGGGCTACGACGCGCTCCTGCCGTGGAAAAACGTCCTCAAAACCAAAGCGATGCCCTACACGCACAACTGGCATGCCAACAAGGCCATGAACCTCTCTCTCAAAGATTCGCTCGAAGAGGGGCTGGAAAATGGATTCAGGCGCCACGAGGAAGCCGCGGCGCTCTGCCGCCGCCGCGCGAAGGAGATGGGGCTTTCGCTCTACGCGAAGGATGAAAAGCTCTCGTCGCCGACGGTAACGGCGATAATGATTCCAGACGGTTGGACGTGGGAGGAGCTCGACGCCGAGTTCCGCAAAGAGGGGCTCGCTGTCGGGGGAAGCTGGGGAAAGCTCGCGGGAAAAGTCTTCCGCATCGGACACATGGGCAGCCAGGCAAACGCCGAACTCGTGAAGCGCGGCATGGACGTCGTAGAAAAAGTTATAAGCAAAAAATTATAG
- a CDS encoding GatB/YqeY domain-containing protein — MSDLAGKIQSDLVAAMKNKDELKLSVLRMLKAAMQLSQVEKGRQKQLTDDDILTLVKRLIKQRSEAAEVYRKGGAEERAQRELEEAKVLEAYQPTQLSDEEIMKAVERAAAEVHAAGMKDMGKMMGRTMAAVKGLADGNRVKAAVQKYLEQSAH; from the coding sequence ATGTCCGATCTTGCAGGCAAAATCCAAAGCGATCTCGTCGCCGCCATGAAAAATAAAGATGAGCTCAAGCTCTCCGTCCTCCGTATGCTCAAAGCCGCGATGCAGCTATCGCAGGTGGAGAAGGGCAGGCAAAAGCAGCTGACCGACGACGACATCCTGACGCTCGTCAAAAGGCTCATCAAGCAAAGGAGCGAAGCCGCCGAAGTATACAGGAAGGGCGGCGCAGAGGAGCGGGCGCAGAGGGAGCTCGAAGAAGCCAAGGTGCTCGAGGCATATCAGCCCACGCAGCTTTCCGACGAAGAAATAATGAAGGCGGTCGAGAGAGCGGCCGCGGAAGTGCATGCCGCGGGCATGAAAGACATGGGAAAAATGATGGGCAGAACGATGGCGGCAGTAAAAGGCCTAGCCGACGGAAACAGAGTCAAGGCCGCGGTCCAGAAGTATCTGGAACAGTCGGCGCATTAG
- the rpsU gene encoding 30S ribosomal protein S21, which produces MTTVTRRDNESIEDALKRFKREIRKVGVLREAKRHEHYEKPSEIKKRKKAEMARNRGRRGDY; this is translated from the coding sequence ATGACCACCGTAACCAGACGCGACAATGAGTCGATCGAAGACGCCCTTAAACGTTTCAAGAGAGAGATTCGTAAGGTTGGTGTGCTTCGTGAGGCCAAGAGGCATGAACATTACGAAAAACCCAGCGAAATCAAGAAGCGTAAGAAGGCCGAGATGGCACGTAACAGAGGCAGGAGGGGCGATTATTGA
- a CDS encoding MiaB/RimO family radical SAM methylthiotransferase, with amino-acid sequence MGILKGKKFSIYVQGCRTNQYEGEAIAAALEAAGALRRGDAPDIIVIVSCTVTATADRKCRKIIRRARRENPCAVIALCGCYAQKLSEEERALLDVDIALGNRLKHKLPRLIAARLAGGAPTVEANADVGRDGSWDALSLDRPRLHTRAFLKVQEGCSHCCSYCIVPSVRGRPVSRPMEEAVEEARRVTDGGCPEIVLTGVHLGLYEDLPLLVRRIGALPNIKRLRFGSIEPFAVDEKLLAALVECPAFCRHLHMPLQSGDDGVLSAMRRGYKAADFAKTAECARAMLGDELHVSTDLMVGFPSEDESAFRRSMEFVRGQEFGKVHVFPYSPREGTDAAAMPQLEESEVRPRVAEALALASELHKKFCSRWIGRELAILVEETDGAAAKGLSGNYIRVTAKAAAAVNETISVVPSRYAGEGLTTEGVSASSSLCSDISVI; translated from the coding sequence ATGGGAATATTAAAGGGCAAAAAATTTTCGATATACGTTCAGGGATGCCGCACCAACCAATACGAAGGCGAAGCGATAGCCGCCGCGCTCGAAGCGGCGGGCGCGCTTCGCCGCGGCGACGCGCCCGACATAATCGTGATAGTCAGCTGCACCGTCACCGCGACGGCCGACCGCAAATGCAGAAAAATCATCCGCCGCGCGAGACGCGAAAATCCGTGCGCCGTCATAGCCTTGTGCGGATGCTACGCGCAAAAGCTCTCCGAAGAGGAGCGCGCGCTGCTTGATGTCGACATAGCGCTCGGGAACAGGCTCAAACACAAGCTGCCGCGCCTGATAGCGGCAAGGCTCGCCGGCGGCGCGCCGACGGTAGAGGCCAACGCGGACGTCGGAAGGGACGGCTCGTGGGACGCGCTGTCGCTCGACAGGCCGCGCCTCCACACGCGGGCTTTTCTAAAGGTGCAGGAGGGCTGCAGTCACTGCTGCTCCTACTGCATCGTGCCGTCGGTGCGCGGCAGGCCCGTCTCGCGCCCGATGGAGGAGGCCGTAGAAGAGGCGCGGCGCGTCACCGACGGCGGCTGCCCGGAGATCGTGCTGACCGGCGTGCACCTCGGCCTCTACGAGGACCTCCCGCTGCTCGTGCGGCGCATCGGCGCTCTGCCGAACATAAAGCGCCTCCGCTTCGGATCCATCGAGCCCTTCGCGGTGGACGAAAAGCTACTCGCCGCGCTCGTCGAATGTCCGGCATTCTGCAGGCATCTGCACATGCCGCTGCAGTCGGGGGACGACGGTGTGCTTTCGGCGATGCGGCGCGGCTATAAGGCCGCCGACTTCGCAAAGACCGCCGAGTGTGCGCGCGCGATGCTCGGCGACGAACTGCACGTCAGCACGGACCTGATGGTCGGCTTCCCATCGGAGGATGAAAGCGCGTTCCGCCGCAGCATGGAATTCGTGCGCGGACAGGAGTTCGGCAAGGTCCACGTATTCCCATACTCGCCGCGCGAAGGCACCGACGCGGCCGCGATGCCCCAGCTTGAAGAATCGGAAGTCCGTCCGCGCGTCGCCGAGGCGCTCGCGCTCGCCTCGGAGCTGCATAAAAAATTCTGCTCGCGCTGGATAGGCAGGGAGCTTGCGATACTCGTTGAGGAAACGGACGGCGCCGCGGCCAAGGGACTGAGCGGCAACTACATCCGCGTAACGGCGAAGGCGGCGGCAGCGGTAAACGAAACGATTTCAGTCGTCCCGTCGAGATACGCCGGCGAAGGGCTCACGACTGAGGGCGTCTCCGCGAGTTCATCGCTTTGCTCAGATATTTCAGTGATTTGA